From the Gammaproteobacteria bacterium genome, the window CCGTAGGTGTCGCGGGCGGCGTAAGGCAGCAGCGAATGATTGCCGCCCCAGCCGTAATCGGCCCAATAGTTGGGGTTATTGGCGGTGGCGGGATTGGTAAAGCTGAAGCCCTGACCGAGATTCCAGCTGAAGCTGTCCTCGTAGGCCAGTTCCTTCAGCACCTGGCTGATGGGGTTGGTGGAATTGCTCACCCCAAGCTGCGTGCCGATGGTCCAGGTGTCACCGCTGTACTTGGTACGCCAGTCCACGCCTTTGGTGGTGATTTCCGAACCGCGGGCGAAGTTGTCGGACAGCGTGAGCGCGTCCTGGCCGCAGGCTCCGGCCGTGTCGTTCTGACAGACGGTGCCCGGCCTGGCCACGCTCGTGCCTTGCGTGACGATGCCGTTCACCACGTTGCTCAGGCTGGTGATGCCGCCGGGCCGCAACGTAGTCCACGCGTAGGTGGATTGGTTGGTGTTTTGCAGATTGTCCACCATGTACATCAGCGATACCGTGGACTCGAAGGTGTCGCTGGGCCGGTATTGGAAGTTCGCGAACACGGTGTTGCGCCGTTCCACCTGATTGAAGTTCGCGGCGGATAACTGGTTCGGTACGAGATCACTGGCTTGCAGCGTGCCGGCGGTTACTTCAGCCTGAATTGCCGGGTTTTGTGCGGCGATACTGCCGACAGTTGAATAGCCATAGTTCTCCATGCCCTGGCGGCTGATCACCTGTTCATAGTGGCCCAGAGAGACGTCGGCGCCGAAAACGCCGGAATCATTCTTCCAGCTGTAGAACACCGAGGCATTGGGTTTGCCCTGGCTCACCAGCGAGTTGTAGTTATAGGAGACTGAGCCCCGCAAGGTGTTGGATTTCACATCCAGCGGCTCAAGCGTACGCATGATGATCAGACCGCCCAGGCTCCCGGCCGGGAGGCGCGCCTCCGGACTCTTGTACACTTCCACACTGCCCACCAGCTCGGCCGGCAGCAACGAGTAGTTAAAACCGCGATTGGGTGAGTCGCCGAACAACCACATGGCTTGCGCCACCGGGTGGCCGTCGAGCAAACTCATGTTGAGGCTCGGATCCAGGCCGTCCACGCTTACGCGCTGGGTAGCCGGCATGCTGTGATCCAGCGTGATGCCGGGAATCAGGGCCAAAGCTTCCGCCACGTTCGTGGTCGGGAACTTGCCCACATCCTCGGCGGTAATCACATCCACGATGGCATTGGCCGTACGTTTGACTTCCAGGGATCGCGCGAGGCTCGCGCGAATACCGACCACGGAGACCGCCGCCAAGGTCACGTTCTGTGGTGCCTTGGTGGTGCTTTGCTGATCGCCCGAGCTTGCCTGACCGCCGCTGGTATCTTGCGCAGCCGGCGTGGCGGGCACCGGGCTTGGCGTGGCCGCCTGCCCAACCCCGGCCAATCCGAACAACGCGATGCAGCCGGCACAAAGTAGGTATTTACACTGTTTCATGACAATCTCCCGAAAGTTCCAGCCATGTTGATGAACCCACTCACGACGGCCTCGTGCCGCCTCCGAATCTATCCGGGCAAGCCGCGCAGGTAGCGCGCCTTGTCGCCCTTTTCAGCACTCGTTTGCATGTGATTCTCGAGATACCAGTTGGCTGCGCCGATCACTCCCAACTGGCCGTGTTCAACCAGCCGCACGGGCACACGCTCCAGATAGGCGCGCATCCGCCCCTTGTCCAGGAAGCGCTCCACGAAACGGCTGTGCACCAGGAAATCGCGCATGCCAGGAAGGATGCCGCCGGTCAGATACACGCCACCACGCGCGCCGTACAGCAACACCAGGTTGCCGACAAAGCTGCCCAACAGCGCGCAAAACATGTGCAGGGTTTCTTCCGCGATTGCGTCGCTCGGCTCGAGCGCGGCCGCTGTAATGGCCTCGGGTGTTTCAAGTGGAGCCGGCGCTTTGCGCACATCCGCCAGCACGCGGTACAAAGTGACCAGGCCCGGCCCGCACAACACGCGTTCGTGGGCCACATAGGTGTCAGCCTCGGCGAGGCGCGCGAGCACTTCGCGTTCCGCAGCGGTGCCGGGCGCCAGATTGGTTTGTCCGGCCTCGGTGGCCAACACCAGATCGCCGCCCTTGCCGGGAATGCACACCGCGGAGCCCAGCCCGGTACCGGGACCGACCATGATCAGCGGGCCGGCGGCGTGGTCCGGCCCCGTCAGCAATAGGGCTTTTTCCACGTTGACGAAACGCGCGGCGTGGGCCACCGCTTCGAAATCATTGATCAGCGCCAGATGGGACACGCCCAGCTCACGGCGCAGTTCGGACAGCGACAGTTTCCACGGCAGGTTGTAGTTGACGACCGCGTCGTCGAGCACATAGCCGGCGCAGGCCAAAGCGCAGTGCTGCACCGGAACCTTGGCTTGCGTGGCGAGAAAGTCCCGCAGGATGGCGCTCAGACCGGGAAAGTCGGCGCAGGCATATTTGCGGTAGGCCAGTACCTGGATACGTCCGTCACCGCTGCGCTGCACCAGTCCAACACGCGCGTGGGTACCGCCCACATCGGCAGCCAGAAACGGCTGGTCGCCGGAGCTCATGGCTCTGCGTCGCCAGAGGTCGACCGTCTCGGCCACACGCTCACTCCCTCCGTTTTTGGGCGGACCGGTTAACGATGGGGCAGGAGTTTGATATCAAAATGACAACGTTGTCAACTGGATTGGACAAAAATTTTTCTGCGTGGCATTGTGGTGACTTGGATGCCGGATCGCGGACTCCTGGCGATTCAATTGTTCAGGGTGATAAAAATAGCTTATCTTCAATCAGTTGCATAACATAGCGGGGACGCAGCTGGAGTTTTCGTGTTTAACATGCTTCAACAAGCTCAGGAATTTTGAAGGTAAAATCTGCGGCGCAGGCGGAGTCCCCGCCGGCTCTGGACAAACGGACAATTTTTTTGTCCCATTGGCAAGCCTGATTGCAACCCCGGAACCTGCGATGCCCACGAGCCCTCCTGCCCCGGAATCCCGCAAGACCAGCTACTGGCTGCCGATGTTCATCATCGGGGTGCTGTTTTTCATTTTTGGTTTCGTCACCTGGCTCAACAGTTCGCTGATTCTGTTCGTCAAGATCGGATTTGATCTGGACAATGTAAGCGCATTCCTCATTCCGCTGGCGTTTTACCTGTCCTATTTTTTCCTGGCGTTGCCGTCGGCCGTGGTATTGAAGCGCACAGGCATGAAAAAAGGTATGGCGCTGGGACTGTTTGTCATGGCCGTGGGTTCCGTGCTGTTTGCCCAGTTCATGGCCATGTATTGGTACTCGGGCGCACTCATTGGCGTGTTTGTCATTGGCGCCGGTTTGGCACTGTTGCAAACCGCAGCCAATCCCTACGTCAGCATCCTCGGCCCCATTGAAAGCGGAGCCAAGCGGGTGGCAATCATGGGCATTTGCAACAAGTTTGCCGGTGGGGTGGCGCCCTACGTGTTCGGCGCGCTGTTGCTCAGCGGCGTCGGCGCCTACGCAGACAAGATCACTACTGCTGTATCACCTCAAGCAAGGGCGGCGTTACAACATGCTTTCGTGGATCGTGCGTTCGCTCCGTACGTGGTCATGGCGGTAGTGCTGGCGATACTCGGTGTCTGGGTGATTTTTTCATCCCTGCCGGAGATCAAGCCGCAGAGTGTCCGGCACGATGCAAATATAAGCGCACCCAAAACAGGCATCTTCAGCTTTCCCCATCTGTGGCTGGGCGTGGTGTGTCTGTTCATCTACGTGGGCATGGAAGTCATGGCGGGCGATGGCATCATCGTTTACGGACAGTCCGCGGGGCTCGCGCTTGGTGTGGTAAAGCACCTGACGACCTTTACCATGATCGGCATGCTGATCGGCTATCTCGTGGGTGTTGCCCTGACTCCAAGGTTTATTTCACAGCAGCGCTACCTTGCGATTTCAGCCGTGCTGGGCGTGGTGTTTACCGTAGCGTCCTGGATCACACATGGCCCCGTGGCAGTCGCATTTGTGGCGGCACTGGGCTTCGCCAATGCGATGATGTGGCCGGCGATATTTCCGCTGGCCATAAAGGGATTGGGAAAGTTGACCGAGTTTGGTTCTGCACTGCTGATCATGGGTATCGCGGGCGGCGCCCTGATCCCGCAACTGTTTGTTAATCTCGAGCGCACCATGGATTTCCAGTTGGCCTTCCTGGTAGTGATGGTGCCAGGATACATCTACATCCTGTATTACGGATTGCTTGGCTACCGAACTGGATTGCAGCGGCAGACATTCGATCCGGAACGGTCCACTGCCGGATCAGAGGCCGGCTCCTGATGGTTGCACGATTGCTGACCTGATGCCGTCACGCCTACACTCACTGCGTGACGCATAACCGTATCGGCACCGGGTCATGTGTTTGGGAACCAAATGACAATTGCCACTATTAAAGATGTCGCACGGCGCGCACGGGTGTCCACCAAAACCGTGTCGCGGGTAATCAACCAGGAATCCGCGGTACACGCGGAAACGCGCGCACGCGTGTTGCAAGCGATTGACGAACTGCACTACCGGCCGGACCTCTCCGCGCGCAGTCTGCGCAGCGCCAAGGCCTTTGCCATCGGCCTGGTGTACGACAACCCCAACCCGCACTACATCATCAGCGTGCAGGCCGGCGTGCTGTCCGCCTGCCGTGAAATGGGCTACGGCCTGCAAATCCATCCCTGCGATTCCACCTCGCCGACGTTGGCGCGCGAACTCTCCGAGCTGGTGCGCCGCGCACGGCTCGCGGGTCTGGTGCTGGCCCCGCCGATGTCGGAGCACCTGGAGCTGATCCGGGTACTCGCGGAGGAAAACATCCCGCTGGTGCGCATACTTTCGGCGGCCGCAGATCCGGCCGACGGCTATGCCTGCGTGTTCGTGGACGACCGCGATGCGGCCTACGACATCACCGAGCACTTGGTGCAGCTCGGCCATACGCGCATCGGTTTCCTGTGGGGCGGCAAAAAACACCGCTCCAGTCCGGAACGCTTCAAGGGCTACGAAGAAGCACTGCGCTACTACGGCATACCCGTCGACAAGCAACTGATCATCGAGGGCGATTACACGTTCGACGACGGATTCCGCGGTGCGCGCCAGTTGTTCAAGCTGCGGGATCGGCCGACGGCGATCTTTGGATCCAACGATGAAATCGCCGCCGGCGTGCTCGCCGCGGCGCGCGTGGCCGGCCTGAACGTGCCTTACGATCTTTCAATTGCCGGCTTCGAGGACAGCCCGTTCTCGCGCCAGTCATGGCCGGCTTTGACTACCGCGCGCCAGGCCACCGATGCCATCGCGCGCGAGGCCACGCAGCTGCTGATCGCGCAGTTGCGGTCGGAAGGCCAGCGTCCGCCGAACAAGGGCTTCAGCCCGGAGCTGGTCGTGCGCGGTTCCACTGCGCCACCGCGTCCCCAGGACAGCCTGCAGGAAAAACTCTGACGCCCGCGGTGCCACGAGAGCGCACACGACTCCGCATAATCGACACCAAACAAATCAGGCGCTGCCGACTCCGACAATCAGTCTGCAGACAAGGTTTCCCCGCCGAGAAATCCGGTCGCAGCATTCGGCCCCAGCGTGCCGGCGGCATACGGCTGCGGCGAGTCCGCCGCATGTGCCCAGGCATGCACTATCGGATCAATCCATTGCCAAGCTGCCTCTACCTCGTCGCGATGCATGAACAAGGTGAGGTCGCCGCGCGCCACGTCCAGGATCAGCCGCTCGTAGGCATCCGGCGGGTTGCCGCCGAAGGCTTCGGCAAAGCTCATGTTGAGCGCCACCGGACGCAGGCGCAGATCGTCGACATTCGGGTATTTCACCATCAACCAGAGTTTGACGCTTTCATCCGGCTGCAAACGCAATACCAGTTGATTGGGCATGGCTGGAGCGCCGCTGCCCGAAAAAATCGAATGCGGCACGGGACGGAAACTCACGATGATTTCCGAAACCCGCTGAGCCAGGCGCTTGCCGGTGCACAGGTAGAACGGCACGCCCGCCCAGCGCCAGTTGCCGACCTCGGCGCGCAAGGCCACGAAGGTTTCGGTGGTCGAGACCGGCTTGCCCACGTCCTGCAGATAGCTGGGCACCGCCATCGCGGCGCTCACACCGGCACGGTATTGGCCGCGCAGCGTGAGGCGCGCGGCATTGCCGGCGTCAATCGGCTTGAGTGCGCGCAGCACCTTGAGTTTTTCGGTGCGCACCGCCTCCGCCTGCAGCGATGACAGCGGTTCCATGGCCACCAGACACAGCAGCTGCAACAGATGGTTCTGCACCATGTCGCGCAGTGCGCCGGTGGCATCGTAAAAGGCGCCGCGACCCTCGACGCCGATGGTTTCCGCCACCGTGATCTGCACACGTTCGATGTGGCCGGCATTCCACAACGGCTCGAACAAGGTGTTGCCGAATCGCAGCACCATGAGGTTCTGCACCGTTTCCTTGCCGAGGTAATGGTCTATACGGAAAGTCTGGTCCTCGGAGAACACTGATCCGATCGCTGCGTTGATGGCGCGCGCACTCGCGAGATCATGGCCGATAGGCTTTTCAACCACCACGCGGCTGTGGGCACCTTTTATTCCGTGTTGGCGCAGCCGCGCACATATTTCGGCATACAGTTTGGGACTGGTGGCCAGATAGAACATCCGCAGTCTTGGATCCGATGCCACGCAGGCAGAGGCAAGTTCCGGCCAGCCGGTGCCGGAGTGTGCGTCCAGCATCTGGTAGCCGAGTTGTGCAATAAACCGGATGAGCGCGTCGTGATCGACGTCCGGCGCTGCCCGCACCAATGCCTGTGCCACCGCATTGCGATAGGCGTCAGCCGACTGCGATTCCGGCGCGACGCCGAGGATGCGGCTGCCGGGAGGCAGCTGGCCGGAGTTGAACCGGCGGTACAACGCCGGCAGCAACTTGTGCATGGCCAGGTCGCCGGTGCCGCCAAAGATGATCAGGTCAAACGGTTCTACGGGAGCCATACCGCCAGTGATTATAATACCAATATAGTACCTATTGGTTATTATACGGCTGTCGTTTGAAAGATTGGTATTATATTGGTATCCTTATAGCATGGATGCGGATTTCCGTACCGAATTCAAACGCTCGACCGGCCTGCGGGCTCCCGCCTACATGCGCCTGCAGCGGCTGCTGCGCAAGAGACTGGCCGCCGGCGAGCTGGGTCCCGGCCAAGCGCTGCCGAGCGAACGCGATCTCGCGGAGCAGCTCGCGGTATCCCGTGTCACCGTGCGCAAGGCGCTCGCCGGGCTGGTACAGGACGGCGTGCTGATAGCGCGTCGTGGCGCTGGTACCTTTGTGGCCGAGCGCATCGTCAAACCGCTGTCCAAAATCACCAGCTTCACCGAAGACCTGCGCGCGCGCGGTTTAAACCCACGCTCGATTTTCCTGGAGCGTTCGCGTGGCGAAGTCACCCCCGAAGAAGCCATGGCGCTCAATCTGTCGCCCGGCAGTCGCGTGGTGCGCCTTTATCGCCTGCGCTACGCCGGGGATGCACCGTTGGCCGTGGAGCACAGTGCCATCCCGCAGGCCATTCTTGACGATCCCGCGCGCGTTGCCGACTCGCTGTACGCCGCACTTGAAGCGCTGGGTTGCCGGCCGGTACGGGCATTGCAGCGACTGCGCGCGGTGAATTTGAGTACCGAACATGCGCGTCTACTGCAACTGCCGCAAGGCAGCGCGGCGCTGGCGCTCGAGCGGCGCAGTTTTCTGGCCGACGGCCGGCTGGTGGAATTCACGCGTTCCTGGTATCGCGGCGATGCTTACGATTTTGTCGCCGAGTTGCAGGGCGAATAACATGGCCACCACCGTCAAAAATCCCGACACCACGCTGATGCACGCCGAGGCGGCCAAAGCCCCGGCGGCGGTTGCGCGCCAACTGCCCGCCAACGAGGACCTGCTCGCTGCGCTCGGGCATCGCATGCGCGCCCAGCCTCCGCGCTTCGTGGTCACCTGTGCACGCGGCAGCTCGGACCATGCCGCCACCTTCGCCAAATACGTCATCGAAACCCAACTGGGCTACGTCACGGCTTCAGCTTCGCCTTCGGCGATCTCGATTTATCACGCCACCCAGCGTCTCGACGGCGCCTTGTACATATTGATCTCGCAGTCGGGCGAAAGTCCGGATCTGGTGAGTTGTTGCGAAGCTGCACGCAGCGGCGGAGCGCTGGTCGTCGCGATAACCAACAACCAAAGCTCGGCACTGGCCACGGCCGCCGAAGTGGTGATCCCGTTGCACGCCGGCGTTGAGCGCAGTATCGCTGCCACCAAGAGTTTTCTGGCCACGTTGGCCGCAATCCTCCAGCTCGTGGCGCACTGGAAAAACGATGCGGAGCTGCTGCGCGCGCTTCGCGCTACACCGGAGGCAATGCGCAACGCCGCGGCTCTGGACTGGTCGCCATTGGTGGACGGGTTGAAAGATGCCGAACACCTGTTCGTGTTGGGCCGCGGCTTGATGCTGGGTGCAGCGCAGGAAGCGGCGCTCAAATTCAAGGAGACCTGCGGCCTGCATGCCGAGGCGTTCAGCACCGCCGAAGTACGGCATGGACCGATGGCGCTGATCGGTCCCGGATTTCCCGCACTGTTGCTCGCCCAGCACGATGCCACCCTGCCCGGCGCGCTGGAGACCGCACGCGAATTCCGCGCGCGCGGCGCACGTGTGTGGACAGCGGCGCCCGGCGACACCCATGCGGACGCACTGCCGCTCGCAGCGGCGCCGCATCCGCTGTGCGCGCCGCTGCTCGCCGTGCAGAGCTTTTACCGCGCAGTCAATGCGCTGGCGCTGGCCCGCGGCCGTGATCCTGACGCTCCGCCACATCTCAGCAAAATCACGGAGACTTTGTGAGCGCTGCCGTACTGATTAACGGCCGGGTGCTGACGCCCGATGGCTGGCGCGATGATCTGGCGGTGCACGTCGAAGGCGCGCGCATCGCCCGGCTGACTGCACAGACTGCCGCCCTAACACGCGGCACTGGCACTCACGATCTCGAGGGCCGCTATCTGCTGCCGGGATTCATTGACTGTCAGGTGAACGGCGGCGGCGGCGTGCTGTTCAATGACCAGCCGAACGTGGACGGCATCCGTGCAATCGCCGCTGCCCACCGCCGCCTGGGCACGACCGGCCTGCTGCCGACACTCATCAGTGACAGCGCTGAGGTCATGCGCAGTGCCGTGGCCGCCGTGGATACCGCCATCGGCGCGCTAACGCCCGGGGTGCTGGGCATACACCTGGAAGGCCCTTACCTCGCGCCCACGCGCAAGGGCGTGCACGACACCGATGCACTGCGCGCGCCCACGGCCGCGGAAATCATCGATATCACTTCGCTGCGACTCGGCCGCACCCTGCTGACCCTTGCGCCCGAGCGCGTGGGACCCGAAACCCTGCGCGCCCTGACAGCAGCGGGCGTGATCGTTGCAGCCGGTCACACGGCTGGAAACTATGCCGCCGTCCGCGGCGCGCTGGATCGGGGTGTGCGCGGTTTCACCCACCTGTTCAACGCCATGACACAACTCGGCAGCCGCGAACCCGGTGCCGTCGGCGCGGCTCTCGAAGATCGCGCCAGCTGGTGCGGGGTGATTGTGGACGGCCGACACGTGCATCCGGCCACGTTGCGCGTGGCGCTGGCGGCAAAACCACGCGGCAAGCTCTTTCTGGTGAGCGACGCCATGCCGCCGGTGGGTAGTACGCAGCAGACGTTTACGCTCCACGGCGAAACCATCACGGTGCGCAATGGCGCGTGTGAAACGGCTCAGGGCGTTCTGGCGGGCTCGGTGCTGAGCATGGGCGACGCGGTGCGCAATTGCGTGCGGTTGCTCGGCCTGCCGCTCGATGAGGCCGTGCGCATGGCGTCGACCTATCCGGCTGATTTTCTCGGCCTGGAAAAATCTCACGGGCGTATTGCGTCGGGCTGCCAGGCCGATTTCACCGTCATGGATGAGGATTACTCTGTCCATGAAACCTGGATCGGCGGCCGCTGCGAGCGTGCCCAATTCAATTAGCCATGGCACAATCCGCACATACAAGGTGTACCGCAGCATGCACACATTGACATCTTGGGACGTCAGAAACCATTCACCGCAAATGCGTAACCGTGCATCCGGATTTTTACTGGCAGGCACGTTCTGCGGTGCACTTTTCGGCCCTGCTGCATTTCCGGTGTGCGCGGCCCCACCGATCGCCGCGTATTTTGACGGCCGCATGACGGTGGCGGATATTCCCGCCAGCCAGCTCAGCGACATCATTTATGCATTTGGCGAACCCAACGACCAGAACCTCTGCGCCCCACCGAGCGCCGCACAGCGCAAGACTTTTGCCGAACTGCGCCAGTTGCGCCACAAGCACCCGGGCCTGCGCCTGTTGCTCTCCATCGGCGGCTGGGATGCCGCGCCGCAATTTTCCGACCTTGCCCTGACCCCCGCCTCGCGTGCCACATTCGCCCGCAGCTGCATTCGGCTGTTCGTCGAACAGCAGGGCTTCGACGGCATTGATCTTGACTGGGAATTCCCGGTGCACGGCGGCATGAACAAGTCCCGCCCCGAAGACCGCGCCAACTTCACGGCGCTGGCGCGCGAGTTTCGCAGCCAATTCGACGTCCTGGGGCACAGAACCAAACGTCACTATTACCTCACCGCCGCCACGCCGGCCGGCACCTGGCAACAGGGCGGTGTGTACTCGGTAAGCGACAGCTACGATCTCGCCTCACTGGTTCCGTACGTGGACTGGCTGAACGTCATGACTTACGACATGAACAACATCTTCAGCCCGTTCAGCGGCTTCAACACACCGCTCAACGCCAATCCGCAGGATCCCACGCCCGAACCGCAATGCGCACGCGACAACCTGAGCGCAGCCGTGAGCTACTACGAAGCGCAGGGCGTACCGGCAGACAAGATCATGCTGGGGGTGGCGTTTTACGGTCGCGGCTTCACGGGCGTCTCGCCGGAAAGTGCAGGCCTGTATTCCAAATATCAAGGCGGTTTCCCGGAGACGCCGTGGAAAACCGTGCAGTCGCAGTTCCTGACCGACCCCGACTGGGTGCGTTACTGGAGCGCGAGCGCCCAGGCGCCGTGGCTGTACAACGTCAA encodes:
- a CDS encoding sugar MFS transporter, encoding MPTSPPAPESRKTSYWLPMFIIGVLFFIFGFVTWLNSSLILFVKIGFDLDNVSAFLIPLAFYLSYFFLALPSAVVLKRTGMKKGMALGLFVMAVGSVLFAQFMAMYWYSGALIGVFVIGAGLALLQTAANPYVSILGPIESGAKRVAIMGICNKFAGGVAPYVFGALLLSGVGAYADKITTAVSPQARAALQHAFVDRAFAPYVVMAVVLAILGVWVIFSSLPEIKPQSVRHDANISAPKTGIFSFPHLWLGVVCLFIYVGMEVMAGDGIIVYGQSAGLALGVVKHLTTFTMIGMLIGYLVGVALTPRFISQQRYLAISAVLGVVFTVASWITHGPVAVAFVAALGFANAMMWPAIFPLAIKGLGKLTEFGSALLIMGIAGGALIPQLFVNLERTMDFQLAFLVVMVPGYIYILYYGLLGYRTGLQRQTFDPERSTAGSEAGS
- the glk gene encoding glucokinase, whose translation is MSSGDQPFLAADVGGTHARVGLVQRSGDGRIQVLAYRKYACADFPGLSAILRDFLATQAKVPVQHCALACAGYVLDDAVVNYNLPWKLSLSELRRELGVSHLALINDFEAVAHAARFVNVEKALLLTGPDHAAGPLIMVGPGTGLGSAVCIPGKGGDLVLATEAGQTNLAPGTAAEREVLARLAEADTYVAHERVLCGPGLVTLYRVLADVRKAPAPLETPEAITAAALEPSDAIAEETLHMFCALLGSFVGNLVLLYGARGGVYLTGGILPGMRDFLVHSRFVERFLDKGRMRAYLERVPVRLVEHGQLGVIGAANWYLENHMQTSAEKGDKARYLRGLPG
- a CDS encoding TonB-dependent receptor, with protein sequence MKQCKYLLCAGCIALFGLAGVGQAATPSPVPATPAAQDTSGGQASSGDQQSTTKAPQNVTLAAVSVVGIRASLARSLEVKRTANAIVDVITAEDVGKFPTTNVAEALALIPGITLDHSMPATQRVSVDGLDPSLNMSLLDGHPVAQAMWLFGDSPNRGFNYSLLPAELVGSVEVYKSPEARLPAGSLGGLIIMRTLEPLDVKSNTLRGSVSYNYNSLVSQGKPNASVFYSWKNDSGVFGADVSLGHYEQVISRQGMENYGYSTVGSIAAQNPAIQAEVTAGTLQASDLVPNQLSAANFNQVERRNTVFANFQYRPSDTFESTVSLMYMVDNLQNTNQSTYAWTTLRPGGITSLSNVVNGIVTQGTSVARPGTVCQNDTAGACGQDALTLSDNFARGSEITTKGVDWRTKYSGDTWTIGTQLGVSNSTNPISQVLKELAYEDSFSWNLGQGFSFTNPATANNPNYWADYGWGGNHSLLPYAARDTYGQVDFSRDLDGFFNKLHFGARYAGHWESQAMYVYGGFTPKTLTQLGFGGLTDLQGLSDLGLSSSMVSHVQTAGYGAIMAANPLSATVNFPGNPDANSLFNNSWNVVQENYAGYFQADFASGPLHGNAGVRVVQTRLRSQGYNVPGNCVAADTLNCAFPPGYGWLTYTSTHTNILPAFNIAYDLSPDLVLRGAASQTVAYAPYNQLAPYFQANDTVLTAAAGNPNLSPYKSVNFDESLEWYFAPGSVLAASLFYKDVKNYIIQQA
- the nagA gene encoding N-acetylglucosamine-6-phosphate deacetylase, whose protein sequence is MSAAVLINGRVLTPDGWRDDLAVHVEGARIARLTAQTAALTRGTGTHDLEGRYLLPGFIDCQVNGGGGVLFNDQPNVDGIRAIAAAHRRLGTTGLLPTLISDSAEVMRSAVAAVDTAIGALTPGVLGIHLEGPYLAPTRKGVHDTDALRAPTAAEIIDITSLRLGRTLLTLAPERVGPETLRALTAAGVIVAAGHTAGNYAAVRGALDRGVRGFTHLFNAMTQLGSREPGAVGAALEDRASWCGVIVDGRHVHPATLRVALAAKPRGKLFLVSDAMPPVGSTQQTFTLHGETITVRNGACETAQGVLAGSVLSMGDAVRNCVRLLGLPLDEAVRMASTYPADFLGLEKSHGRIASGCQADFTVMDEDYSVHETWIGGRCERAQFN
- a CDS encoding SIS domain-containing protein, translating into MATTVKNPDTTLMHAEAAKAPAAVARQLPANEDLLAALGHRMRAQPPRFVVTCARGSSDHAATFAKYVIETQLGYVTASASPSAISIYHATQRLDGALYILISQSGESPDLVSCCEAARSGGALVVAITNNQSSALATAAEVVIPLHAGVERSIAATKSFLATLAAILQLVAHWKNDAELLRALRATPEAMRNAAALDWSPLVDGLKDAEHLFVLGRGLMLGAAQEAALKFKETCGLHAEAFSTAEVRHGPMALIGPGFPALLLAQHDATLPGALETAREFRARGARVWTAAPGDTHADALPLAAAPHPLCAPLLAVQSFYRAVNALALARGRDPDAPPHLSKITETL
- a CDS encoding GntR family transcriptional regulator, translating into MDADFRTEFKRSTGLRAPAYMRLQRLLRKRLAAGELGPGQALPSERDLAEQLAVSRVTVRKALAGLVQDGVLIARRGAGTFVAERIVKPLSKITSFTEDLRARGLNPRSIFLERSRGEVTPEEAMALNLSPGSRVVRLYRLRYAGDAPLAVEHSAIPQAILDDPARVADSLYAALEALGCRPVRALQRLRAVNLSTEHARLLQLPQGSAALALERRSFLADGRLVEFTRSWYRGDAYDFVAELQGE
- a CDS encoding glycoside hydrolase family 18 protein, with protein sequence MCAAPPIAAYFDGRMTVADIPASQLSDIIYAFGEPNDQNLCAPPSAAQRKTFAELRQLRHKHPGLRLLLSIGGWDAAPQFSDLALTPASRATFARSCIRLFVEQQGFDGIDLDWEFPVHGGMNKSRPEDRANFTALAREFRSQFDVLGHRTKRHYYLTAATPAGTWQQGGVYSVSDSYDLASLVPYVDWLNVMTYDMNNIFSPFSGFNTPLNANPQDPTPEPQCARDNLSAAVSYYEAQGVPADKIMLGVAFYGRGFTGVSPESAGLYSKYQGGFPETPWKTVQSQFLTDPDWVRYWSASAQAPWLYNVKQHIFFTYDDPQSLAIKAGFARRAHLRGIMIWVLGQDDAQNSLLNALVRNLGTGDAPR
- the zwf gene encoding glucose-6-phosphate dehydrogenase yields the protein MAPVEPFDLIIFGGTGDLAMHKLLPALYRRFNSGQLPPGSRILGVAPESQSADAYRNAVAQALVRAAPDVDHDALIRFIAQLGYQMLDAHSGTGWPELASACVASDPRLRMFYLATSPKLYAEICARLRQHGIKGAHSRVVVEKPIGHDLASARAINAAIGSVFSEDQTFRIDHYLGKETVQNLMVLRFGNTLFEPLWNAGHIERVQITVAETIGVEGRGAFYDATGALRDMVQNHLLQLLCLVAMEPLSSLQAEAVRTEKLKVLRALKPIDAGNAARLTLRGQYRAGVSAAMAVPSYLQDVGKPVSTTETFVALRAEVGNWRWAGVPFYLCTGKRLAQRVSEIIVSFRPVPHSIFSGSGAPAMPNQLVLRLQPDESVKLWLMVKYPNVDDLRLRPVALNMSFAEAFGGNPPDAYERLILDVARGDLTLFMHRDEVEAAWQWIDPIVHAWAHAADSPQPYAAGTLGPNAATGFLGGETLSAD
- a CDS encoding LacI family DNA-binding transcriptional regulator translates to MTIATIKDVARRARVSTKTVSRVINQESAVHAETRARVLQAIDELHYRPDLSARSLRSAKAFAIGLVYDNPNPHYIISVQAGVLSACREMGYGLQIHPCDSTSPTLARELSELVRRARLAGLVLAPPMSEHLELIRVLAEENIPLVRILSAAADPADGYACVFVDDRDAAYDITEHLVQLGHTRIGFLWGGKKHRSSPERFKGYEEALRYYGIPVDKQLIIEGDYTFDDGFRGARQLFKLRDRPTAIFGSNDEIAAGVLAAARVAGLNVPYDLSIAGFEDSPFSRQSWPALTTARQATDAIAREATQLLIAQLRSEGQRPPNKGFSPELVVRGSTAPPRPQDSLQEKL